Below is a genomic region from Gemmatimonadota bacterium.
TCGTTTTCATCTGCAGCATGAGCGAGGCCGCCGAACAAGGTCAGCGCCGCGGCGGCTTCGTCCGCCTGCTTTTCCGGCCATGCTTCGGATATACCCGCCGAAAACCTCGATACCGGGCCAATTTCTATCAGCGTATCCACGGCAAGATCGGCCAGGCTTCGCGCCGAAGCGCCCGATCCCTGGCTCGATTCCTGGCCGGCGAGCGATCCCTCGCCTTCGACTGTCCGATGGATCCAGCGGTCCAGGTCCGCCATCTCTGCCGGCCCCACCCTTTCTCCCGTGGCTCCGCAGACGATCGTCAGTGACGGCGTCGATACGGATATCCCATCCAGCCTGGTCTTCGATGCTTCCGCGGCTAAGGGTGCGGAGCGATTTCCATCCATGGTCCCGCCGATCTCCCCGCGCGCCATTGCGATGCGTAGTCCCTCGTCGAGTGTGAACGCTCCGGCAGCCTGCGCGGCGGCGATCTCCCCGGCGTTGCGGCCACAGACTGCCGAGGGCCGTACATCCAGGCTGGACCACAGGGCGGTGATCGCGCACTGAAGGGCATAGGCCGCCGGGTCCGCCCAGGCTGGATCGTCGATCGGATGCGCCGTCCCTTCCCCGTCGAACAGGGGATCGAGCAGGGAGGCCTCCGTTTCGCCGCGGTACAGCGCTTCGCAGTAATCCAGGACGCCTCGCACCACGGGTTCCGAATCGTACAGGCGCTTGCCGGTATCCCGCCATCCGTCGTCCCAACCATCATATACGAACGCCACCTTCGGCGCGGCCGCGGCCACATTGATCGAGTTCGACTCGACGGAATCAGAACGGGCCTCATTCGACGCGAGTACGTCCAGTCCTTCGCGGAGCGTTGCGACACTGCGAAACACCACGCCGTTCCGGTAACTGAAGTGGCTTCTACCCACACTTGCGGTCCACGCCATATCCGACAGGAACTCATCTACCGATTCCGCGTTCGAGCCGGCCGCAAGATTACGATCCAACCAGGACAGGTAACTTCCCGCGAGTTCCCTGAGTGCCGCCGGGTTCTTGCCCGAGAGCGGCAGGAGGCGGCTCGTCCGCGCCCCGGGACGCACACTGTCCCGTTCCGGTTCCGGAACGCCCGGAGGCAGTTTCACCGCGACGGCCTGCCGTGCGCCGGTCGCTTCGATCTCCGTTTGCGCCGATCGCGCGCCATCGGCGCGCGTCCCATAGCCTTCGACCACCACGTGGGCGTTCGCCCCGGATATGCCGAAGGCGCTGACCGCCGCGCGATGCGGCCGTTCGGGACAGGCCGGCCAGTCCACGGTTTCCGAGGTCACCCGCACGGGAAGGCGGTCCCATTCCACGTTCGGGTTCGGCTTCTCGAAATGAAGTTGTTTCGGGATGCGCCTGTGACGAATCGCCATGACTGCCTTGATCAGTCCGGCGAGGCCGGCAGCAGACTCGAGATGGCCGATATTGGTCTTCACCGACCCCACCAGGAGCGGCCGGTCCGGCGCGCGTCCCCTGCCGTAAACCGCGGCGGCCGCCTGCACCTCGATCGGGTCGCCCAGCGCCGAACCGGCGCCGTGGGCCTCCAGATAGTCCACTTCCGCGGGATCGACGCCCGCCTGCGCCAGCGCGTCCTCGATCACCCGTTCCTGCGCCGGACCATTGGGCACCGTGGGTCCCGCGGTCGCACCGTTCTGGTTGACCGCCGAACCCCGGATGACGCCCCAGATGCGGTCGCCGTCCGCCTGGGCCGCGCTCAATCGTTTCAACACGACCACGGCGCAGCCTTCGCCTCTAACGAAACCGTCTGCTTTGGCGTCGAAGGCGTAGCAACGACCTTTATTGGACAGCATGCCCAGGTAGGCCATTTCCGACGTGATATCGGGGGACAGCACCGTATTTACCGCTCCTGCCAGAGCCATATCCACTTCTCCGAGACGGAGGCTGGCCACAGCGTGGTGCACGGCAAACAGGGCCGACGCACAATTCAGTTCCAGAGGGACCGAGGGACCTTCCAGGCCCAACAGGAAGGAAATCCGGCTTACTGTCAGGCTTCTGGCCGTACCCAGGAAATTGACGCCGCCTCCCTGGTTCTTCATCAGATCACGATACTCGCTGGAAGATATACCCGTGTACACCCCCGTACGCGAACCTCGGAGCCTGTCCGGATTGATTCCCGCGTCATCGATCGCGTGCCAACTCGTCTCCAGCAGGAGCCGCTGCTGGGGATCCATGCTGCGCGCTTCCAGTGGCGATACCCTGAAGAACCTCGCATCGAACTGGTCTATGTCGTCTATGAACCCTGCGCGACGCCAACCTTCGTCGCCCTGGTCCGGCCCATCCGGCGATACACTCGCCGTTCCGGTGTCGGGACGCACGTCCGTGACGGCATCCGTACCTTCTTCCAGCATGCTCCAGAAGGCATTCAGGTCCGGCGCGCCGGGAAAACGGCACGCCATGCCGATAATGGCAATGCCTTCGTTTTCGGACCGGGAAACGGCACCGCTCGCGGGTCCTGTGGGCGCTTCCGGGACAGCAGAGGCACCGCTCGCGGGCCCTGTGGGCGCTTCCGGGGGCGCGATGGCAAAGCGGCCGGATCCGGCAGGCGCTTCCGAACCCGCGGCTTCGCTTCCGCTGCCACCGGATTCAGGATCGCCGCTTTCCAATTCCGCGTCGCCGATCTCGTCCATCAGGTGGGTGGCGAGAGACGAGATATCCGGATAGTCGAAAACCAGGGTATTGGGCGCCGTGTAGCTGCCCGCAAGGGCGCGGTTCAACCGGTTCCTCAGTTCGACCGCCATCAGCGAATCCATGCCGAGGTCGAAAAAACCCACGGTAGGCGCAGGCGTGGACGACAGCCGAAGCACCGATTGCACTTCCCCTTGCAGGAAGGAAACCAATACGTTCTCCCGTTCCGCGGAGGGTGTATTCCGCAGACGGGTCAAGACGTCATCCGAGGATTCCGGCGCCTCTTCCGCCTCCTCCTGGGCAGCCGTGAGCAGGTCCTCGAGCAAGGGCGGCCGGCTTTCCGCCGCTTCTTCGAATACGGACCAGTCCATCGCCATGACCACGGAATGGGTTCCATCCTGCCGGACCAGCCGGTCCAGTGCCCTCAGGCCCTGCTGCGGGGTAAACCAGCGACCGCCGAGAGCCGCGCGTTGGCTTTCGATCCGTTCTTTCTGCTCCGCTGCTTCGCCGATCTCCGACCAGGCGCCCCAGGCGATGGCCTGTCCCGGAAGCCCCAACGCCCGTCGGTGGCCGGCCAACTGGTCCAGGAATGCATTGGCCATGGCGTGGTTCGCCTGGCCCGGGTTGCCCATGACGCCGACCCGGCTCGAGAAGAGCACGAACAGATCCAGGTCCCGGTCCCGGGTCGCCTGGTGAAGGTGCCAGGCGCCCAGTATCTTGGGCCGCAACACGGTCTCGAAGTTCTCCCAGCGCTGGTTCCCCAGCGCGCCGTCCGACAGCACACCCACGCTGTGGATCACCCCGCCCAGGGGCGGCAGATCCCGGTCCATGCGCTCGAGCATCGCGTCCACCGCGTCCAGATCCGTCACATCCGCCAGTTCCACCTGTACCGCCACACCCCGCTCCCGGAGTTCCTGTATGGCTTCTTCGGCTTCCGCGTCCGGCTGGCGGCGGCCATTCAGCACGATCGTGCCGGCGCCGCGATCCGCGAGCCAGCCGGCCACCGCGCAACCGATGCCGCCCAGTCCCCCCGTCACCAGGTAGGTGCGGTCCTTCTTCAATCTGCCGGTGACCAGCGGGGGCGGCGTAACGACGATCTTTCCGAGATGGCGGGCGGACCGCATGAAGGACAGGGCGGCGCCTGCTTCGGCCAGGGGCCAGCGGCTGTGTATGATGGGTTTAAGTTCTCCCGAAACCAGGCGCTCCATGATACCTCTGAGGACGCGGCCGACCCAGGCAGGGTCCGTCTTCTTCAGTACATCCAGCTCCAGGATGTCGTAGGCCACGTCGGGACGCAGCGCGGCCATCTCGTCCCCGGTCAGGATGTCGCGCCGGGCCATCTCCACGAAACGGCCATCGGGCTTGAGGCAGGACAGGCTGGCGTCGATGAACCCCTCGCCCGTCAGGCTGTTCAGGACCACGTCCACCCCTTCGCCACCCGTGGCTTCGAGGATCTCCGGTCCGAACGCCGTCGTGCGGCTGTCGTAAATGTGCTCTACGCCCAGCGAGCGGAGATAGGCCTGTTTCGGAGCGCTTGCCGTGGCATGGACCTCGGCCCCCGCGGCCTGAACCAGCTGGATGGCCGCCAGTCCCACTCCGCCGGCACCGGCGTGAATGAGCACTTTTTCTCCCGCCTCGAGTCCCGAGTACTCGAAGGAAAGCGCGGCGGATACGAAGGCGCTGGGTACCGTGGCGAGTCCGGAGACGGAGAAGCCCTCCGGCGCGGGCGCCACGAGATCCCCATGGGTGATCATGAGCGGTGCGAAGGCGCCGAAGCCCAGACCCACCACGTGATCTCCCACCGAGACGGACGATACTCCGTCGCCCACCTCGGTGATCACGCCGCACATCTCCCGTCCCAGGAGACCCTCTTCGATGAAGCCGAGGGACCGGAATACATCCCAGAAATTGAGTCCGGCCGCCTCGACCGCTACACGAACTTCGCGGGGTTCGAGCGGGCGCGGCGGTAGTGGTTGTACGAAGGGTTGGTCGAAGACGCCCGCCGGGTCTGGCGCCAGCACCCATTCCTGGTCTTCCGGAAATTCCAGGCTACCTGTACTGTCTCCCATTCGAACCAGCCGTGCCACCAGGCGGCCTTCCCGACGGTAGACGATGTGGTTCTCCTCGTCCGGGTACATGAGTTCATTGACGAGATCGGGACCCGGCGCCAGTTCCGCGGGATCCAGATCCAGCATCCGTGGTTGCAGATGCGGCGCTTCGCGGGCCACCCCCTTGCCGAATCCCCACAGGGCGGCACCCGCCAGTTCACCGCCGAGCTCCCGTTCCAGTACCTGGGACCCGCGGGTGATGAACCAGACGCCCCTGGCCGGGGTCGAATCGGTGTCGATCAGCCCCTGCACGAGTGCGAGGGCACAGGCTCCTGCACGCTGCACTTCCGCGGCCAGTTCCAGCGTGTCGGTCTGCGCACCGGGGCCGTCCAGGCCGGCCAGGTGTACGACGCCGCTGAACGGCACGTCCCGCGGCAGGCTTTCGATCACCGATCGCCACGATTCCCGTTGTCCCCATTCCGCGGTGGTCCTGACGATACCCGGGCCGTTTGTGGCAGGCAATCCGTCCGCTGCATCGCCGTCCCGCACCAGGCAGACCGTCTGGTTCCGCGCCGCCAGTGCGGACGCGAGTTCCTCCGCGCGTCCCGTCCGGTCCTCGGTGAGGATCCACGCGCCGGCAGGTTCGGATACCTTCGCCGGTCCCTGAGCCACGATCACGCCTTTGTCCAGGATCGTGGATGCGTCCGATGTATCCGGCCCGCCTGGTCCGTCTGGTGCGCCTGTTCCGTCCGGTCCGTCGGGTCCCAGCACTTCCGATTCCGCGAATCCCGCGTCGCCAAGGGCCCGCCGCCAGACGTCGGGGCCTGCGAGCGCGTGGTGGGGCCGGTAATCGTCGGCGAACCGCCACCAGCCGTCGAGTTGTCCGAAGGTCAGGTCCATCCAACCCAGTCCGCTGAGGTTCTCGAGTGCGATCAGATGGCCGGACGGTGCGAGCAGATCCCTGCAGTGACCGAGGGTCTCCGTCAGGTACCGTGTCGCGTGCAATACGTTCGACGCGATCAGCAGGTCATAACCATGGGGTTCGAATCCCTGCCCGATCGGGTCCTTTTCGATATCCAGCGGGCGATAGTCGATGGCTCCGCCGCGGTCGCCGAACCGGGATTCCGCTTCGGAGAAGAAACCCGCGGAAATATCGGTGTAGGTGTAGAGGAACCGTCCTTCCGGAAGCTCGGGCAACACGGACGCGGTCGCGGACCCCGTGCCGGCCCCGACTTCGATTACCCTGAGGCGCCGTCCATCCGGCAGTGTGGAAACGAGGGCCTGCACCGCCTCCGTGAGCATCCTGTTCGCGGCCCGCGCGACGGGCGCTTTCAGATAGAGATCGCCCGCCGTCGGTTCTCCGCTGCTGAACAGGAGGGTCAGGGGGTCCTCTTTTCCGCGAAGCACCTCCGCCAGGGCTAGGCCGGACCGCAGGAACAACCCGATCTCGATCTGGCCCTGGTCATACCTGTCCTTCATCCAGTCGGCGAAGGCCTCGAGGTCGGCGGGCATGTGTTCAGGGAGCGGATCCTCCGGACCCACAACCACGCGGAATCCGTCGTCCCGCTCATCCATTACGCCGGATCTGGCAAGCATCTCGAAGAGCCGGCGAAAGAGGCGGGTGTGTTCGGGCAGGACGCCCAGCGCCTGCCGGAGATCGTCGGGATCCACCACCGCGCCTTTCTCACGCTGCCATCCCAGTTCCTCCAGCGACGCGAGTGCGCGGGACCGCGACCATCGCTCCAGGTCCGCCAGCAGGGCGTTCCGGTTCTCCGGATCCACGCCGGCGTCCGTCAGGTAGCCCGTAAACGACTGTGCGTTGCCCGCGACTTCCGACGGACTGGGAAAGAATTCCGCCGCTTCGATACCCGGAGCCAGGGGGCGCTCGCGCCATACGACCTCGTACAGCAGGTCATTCACGCCTTCGACGGCCGCCAGAAGGGCCGCCCGGGTCGCCCGTTTCACCGTGTATCCGCTCAGGCGGCCGACCAGGGCGCCGTTCGGATCGTAAATCCGCATCTCGCCGCTCAGTACTTCCGGCGTCTCGTCCGGGTTCGCCTCGGCGCCGCGCGAGGATTCGCCCAGCAGCACGTGACAGACCACCCGGTCCGGCAGCGGCCCCGCCAGCCACATCCGCTCCCAGCCGAAGGGCAGGTAGGTCGCTCCGCCTTCGGTCTCCGCCACGTTCCGGGCAACGCCCATGACCTGGAAGCATCCGTCGAGGACGAGCGGATGCACGTCCAGCCCGTCCCTGTCGTGGGGTTCCGTTATAGAGACCTCCGCTACCGCCTCGCCCGGCCGGGACCATGCGTTTCCGAGCGTGCGGAAGCTGGGACCGAGATCGACCCCCGTACTCGCCCGGTGGCGGTAGTAGCCCGCAACGTCCACGGGCAAGAGTCCGTCTTTCAGCGCTTCCAGGTCGACCTGCCGGTCAACCTGGCCAGCCTGGCCAGCCTGACCAGCCTGACCGGACTGGCCGCCCGTACCGTCTCCCGGATCAGGGGCGCCCGGTGCGATGCGCCCTTCTACATGGACCGTCCACTCTTCTTCATTCCCCTTGCTGTAGATCTGCATGCCTCTGGATGCATCCGGTTTCGCCGTCTCGATCACGACCTGAACCCGTCGTCCGTTGTCGGCCCCTTCCTCGTCGTCGAAGACCATCGCGTTGTGTAACTGCATGTCTTCCAAAACCATCGGACCGCTTCCCTCAAGCATTGATACGGCACAGGCCATGGAACCGTACAGGGCGCCTGGAGCCAGGACGCGGTTGAAAACGCGGTGGTCGTTCAGCCAGGATGGATCCGCGGGGAAGATCTCCGTTTCGAAGGTGATCTCGCCGCGGGCGGACTCGTGACGGTCTCCCAGCAGGGGATGGCCGGCGCCGCTCCGACGTTGCTTCGGCGCTTCGACCCAGTGCCGCTGGCGTTGGAACGGGTACCCCGGCAACGAGATCCTGCACCGGGACTCCCCGGCGAACAGTCCTTCGAAACGGATCGGCAGGCCGGCCTCATAGGCCGCTGCTACAGCGTTTACGAGACTGCCCACTACCGGTATCGGCGAATCATCGGAGGGACGGGTGAGACTGGGGAGCACTTTGGGCGCCGGTGTCTGCGGAGTTTCCGGCCAGGACGAAACGGTCAGGGGCGCCAGGATCGCGTGCGGACCGATCTCGACGACCAGGTCCGCGCCGAGCGCGGCCAGCGTGCCGACACTTTGGGCGAAAGCCACGGGTTCCCGCGCGTGCCGCTTCCAGTAGGCCCCGTCGAACAGGTGATCGGAAGCTACTTCCCGTCCCGTCAGATTGCTCACCACGGGAATCGACGGGGTACCGATGGCCACCCCGTCCAGTGAGGATTCCAGCGCGTCCAGGGCCGGTTCCACCAGCGCGCTGTGGAAGGCCCTGGTGGTGTTCAGCCGTCTTGCACGGATCCCTGCCGCCTCGAAGTGTCTCATGACGGCTTCGACGCCCGGGACCGTTCCGCTTACCACCTGGTGCGACCCGTTGTCCGCCGAGATATTGCACCCGATTCCGCCGGCCGCTTCGAAATCGCCGGCCGCTTCGTTCAGCACTTCCAGTTCGGCTTCGACCCGTTCCGCGGGCGCGAAAACCGCGGCCATGGCACCTTCTTCGGTACCGGACAGCAAGGTGCCCCGCGTGGCGGCGAACCGCATCCCGTCTTCCAGGCCGAATACCCCCGCGGCATGCGCCGCGGCCAGTTCCCCGACGCTGTGGCCCATGACCACGGCCGGCCGAACGCCGATGCTTGACCAGAGGGCCGTCAGCGCACATTCCAACGCGAAAAGCGCCGGTTGCTCCCAGGCCGTGTCGTTCAGCGGTCCTACCGCTTCGTTACGGCCGAACATCACATCCAGCAGTGAGGTCTCGCGGACCTCCTGGAACACCGCTTCACAGCGGTCCAGTACCGCACGGGCTACGGGCTCCTGTTCGTAAAGCGCCTGCCCCATGCCGACCCACTGGCTTCCCTGGCCTGTATAGACAAATGCAATCTTCGCCGGTTTCAGGGCGTGCTCGATCGGGCCGGTTCCGGTCAGTTCGGTGAGCCGTTCCCGCAGTGAATCGATATCGTGGAAAGCAATGCCCGCGCGGTGATCGAAATGGCTTCTTCCCACGCCCGACGTCCACGCCATATCCGAAAGGAGCCCTTCCAGACCGGCCTCGCCGTCGCCGTCGACGGAGTGCGATTCTTCGGACCGGCCGGTCTGCTGGTCGAGCCAGGAAAGGTATCGGCCGGCCAGTTCGCGTAACGCGTCGTCCGATTTGCCCGACAGTGGTAGCAATCGGGTCTTGCGCGGTCCCAGGTCATCGGACGGCACAGGCGCGCCAGCCACCGATTCAGGCAATGAAGCGGCCACAGCGACCGGCGATCCGGCGACCGGCGATCCGGCGACCGGCGATCCGGCGAC
It encodes:
- a CDS encoding SDR family NAD(P)-dependent oxidoreductase — its product is MSIETPPRASEKAAGRSGERTKRNAVHEQSIAIIGMACKFPGAPDLDSFWRLLEAGGNAVTEGVPGSGTGRIGTLFPEGAVISDGCRYGAFVDDIDQFDESFFRISPVEAQLLDPQQRMTLETSWQALEDAGIDPDSLKGSRTGVYTGISNDEYRMLVLESTRPSDAASCLYALSGTNLNGTCGRVAFVLGLMGPVKAVDAACASSLVSIHDAVSDLQHGKADLALAGGVQALLNPRIYELRADSMMLSPDGQCKTFDASANGYVRGEGCGVVVLKRLSEAEADGDRIWGVIRGSAINHGGASTGLTVPHTPALIQVIEDALDQAGVIPTDVEYLEAHGTGTTVGDPIEIDAVSEVYCRGRGADHPLLTGSVKTNLGHLESAAGVAGLIKAALVVKHGVIPKHLHFHDPNPGIDWDNLPIRVTTEMIDWPRTDGRTRMAGVNSFGISGTNAHIVVEEYRAPDEAGEGGREVAGSPVAGSPVAGSPVAVAASLPESVAGAPVPSDDLGPRKTRLLPLSGKSDDALRELAGRYLSWLDQQTGRSEESHSVDGDGEAGLEGLLSDMAWTSGVGRSHFDHRAGIAFHDIDSLRERLTELTGTGPIEHALKPAKIAFVYTGQGSQWVGMGQALYEQEPVARAVLDRCEAVFQEVRETSLLDVMFGRNEAVGPLNDTAWEQPALFALECALTALWSSIGVRPAVVMGHSVGELAAAHAAGVFGLEDGMRFAATRGTLLSGTEEGAMAAVFAPAERVEAELEVLNEAAGDFEAAGGIGCNISADNGSHQVVSGTVPGVEAVMRHFEAAGIRARRLNTTRAFHSALVEPALDALESSLDGVAIGTPSIPVVSNLTGREVASDHLFDGAYWKRHAREPVAFAQSVGTLAALGADLVVEIGPHAILAPLTVSSWPETPQTPAPKVLPSLTRPSDDSPIPVVGSLVNAVAAAYEAGLPIRFEGLFAGESRCRISLPGYPFQRQRHWVEAPKQRRSGAGHPLLGDRHESARGEITFETEIFPADPSWLNDHRVFNRVLAPGALYGSMACAVSMLEGSGPMVLEDMQLHNAMVFDDEEGADNGRRVQVVIETAKPDASRGMQIYSKGNEEEWTVHVEGRIAPGAPDPGDGTGGQSGQAGQAGQAGQVDRQVDLEALKDGLLPVDVAGYYRHRASTGVDLGPSFRTLGNAWSRPGEAVAEVSITEPHDRDGLDVHPLVLDGCFQVMGVARNVAETEGGATYLPFGWERMWLAGPLPDRVVCHVLLGESSRGAEANPDETPEVLSGEMRIYDPNGALVGRLSGYTVKRATRAALLAAVEGVNDLLYEVVWRERPLAPGIEAAEFFPSPSEVAGNAQSFTGYLTDAGVDPENRNALLADLERWSRSRALASLEELGWQREKGAVVDPDDLRQALGVLPEHTRLFRRLFEMLARSGVMDERDDGFRVVVGPEDPLPEHMPADLEAFADWMKDRYDQGQIEIGLFLRSGLALAEVLRGKEDPLTLLFSSGEPTAGDLYLKAPVARAANRMLTEAVQALVSTLPDGRRLRVIEVGAGTGSATASVLPELPEGRFLYTYTDISAGFFSEAESRFGDRGGAIDYRPLDIEKDPIGQGFEPHGYDLLIASNVLHATRYLTETLGHCRDLLAPSGHLIALENLSGLGWMDLTFGQLDGWWRFADDYRPHHALAGPDVWRRALGDAGFAESEVLGPDGPDGTGAPDGPGGPDTSDASTILDKGVIVAQGPAKVSEPAGAWILTEDRTGRAEELASALAARNQTVCLVRDGDAADGLPATNGPGIVRTTAEWGQRESWRSVIESLPRDVPFSGVVHLAGLDGPGAQTDTLELAAEVQRAGACALALVQGLIDTDSTPARGVWFITRGSQVLERELGGELAGAALWGFGKGVAREAPHLQPRMLDLDPAELAPGPDLVNELMYPDEENHIVYRREGRLVARLVRMGDSTGSLEFPEDQEWVLAPDPAGVFDQPFVQPLPPRPLEPREVRVAVEAAGLNFWDVFRSLGFIEEGLLGREMCGVITEVGDGVSSVSVGDHVVGLGFGAFAPLMITHGDLVAPAPEGFSVSGLATVPSAFVSAALSFEYSGLEAGEKVLIHAGAGGVGLAAIQLVQAAGAEVHATASAPKQAYLRSLGVEHIYDSRTTAFGPEILEATGGEGVDVVLNSLTGEGFIDASLSCLKPDGRFVEMARRDILTGDEMAALRPDVAYDILELDVLKKTDPAWVGRVLRGIMERLVSGELKPIIHSRWPLAEAGAALSFMRSARHLGKIVVTPPPLVTGRLKKDRTYLVTGGLGGIGCAVAGWLADRGAGTIVLNGRRQPDAEAEEAIQELRERGVAVQVELADVTDLDAVDAMLERMDRDLPPLGGVIHSVGVLSDGALGNQRWENFETVLRPKILGAWHLHQATRDRDLDLFVLFSSRVGVMGNPGQANHAMANAFLDQLAGHRRALGLPGQAIAWGAWSEIGEAAEQKERIESQRAALGGRWFTPQQGLRALDRLVRQDGTHSVVMAMDWSVFEEAAESRPPLLEDLLTAAQEEAEEAPESSDDVLTRLRNTPSAERENVLVSFLQGEVQSVLRLSSTPAPTVGFFDLGMDSLMAVELRNRLNRALAGSYTAPNTLVFDYPDISSLATHLMDEIGDAELESGDPESGGSGSEAAGSEAPAGSGRFAIAPPEAPTGPASGASAVPEAPTGPASGAVSRSENEGIAIIGMACRFPGAPDLNAFWSMLEEGTDAVTDVRPDTGTASVSPDGPDQGDEGWRRAGFIDDIDQFDARFFRVSPLEARSMDPQQRLLLETSWHAIDDAGINPDRLRGSRTGVYTGISSSEYRDLMKNQGGGVNFLGTARSLTVSRISFLLGLEGPSVPLELNCASALFAVHHAVASLRLGEVDMALAGAVNTVLSPDITSEMAYLGMLSNKGRCYAFDAKADGFVRGEGCAVVVLKRLSAAQADGDRIWGVIRGSAVNQNGATAGPTVPNGPAQERVIEDALAQAGVDPAEVDYLEAHGAGSALGDPIEVQAAAAVYGRGRAPDRPLLVGSVKTNIGHLESAAGLAGLIKAVMAIRHRRIPKQLHFEKPNPNVEWDRLPVRVTSETVDWPACPERPHRAAVSAFGISGANAHVVVEGYGTRADGARSAQTEIEATGARQAVAVKLPPGVPEPERDSVRPGARTSRLLPLSGKNPAALRELAGSYLSWLDRNLAAGSNAESVDEFLSDMAWTASVGRSHFSYRNGVVFRSVATLREGLDVLASNEARSDSVESNSINVAAAAPKVAFVYDGWDDGWRDTGKRLYDSEPVVRGVLDYCEALYRGETEASLLDPLFDGEGTAHPIDDPAWADPAAYALQCAITALWSSLDVRPSAVCGRNAGEIAAAQAAGAFTLDEGLRIAMARGEIGGTMDGNRSAPLAAEASKTRLDGISVSTPSLTIVCGATGERVGPAEMADLDRWIHRTVEGEGSLAGQESSQGSGASARSLADLAVDTLIEIGPVSRFSAGISEAWPEKQADEAAAALTLFGGLAHAADENDEEEGDGFMHAVKTAYEIGLPVSPGGLFAGESRRRRALPGYPFQRMSYWIR